One region of Deferrivibrio essentukiensis genomic DNA includes:
- a CDS encoding efflux RND transporter periplasmic adaptor subunit, whose amino-acid sequence MQAKRLLSFLILIVFLTACASGEKKEGEAISKPSKVKVETYVVNPSKVENTRSFTGQVVSKNTVFMTPKVVGYISTINVKIGDKFKKGDTLVELTSKELFDKRNFAIASVNEAENGLKQAEIGLEMAKSAYNQALAQFELAEKTYNRFQKLFETESVSKQEFDEVQAKYKLALEGKNMAQKNVELAEEKLNQVKLKKMQAEAALSEVNTYISYTKLKAPFDGVVLEKMSDVGNLASYSTPILKLGTFDSEIIINIPENFYNNLSVGKKVSLKIPSQNKKIESEIIEISKDINPASRTFYVKLTANDKDLIPGMFVEGYFESSLENIIVIPKDYIFQRGQLSYVFVDNSQKAEMRMVKTGKDLGDLVEITSGLAGDEKIVKPINNVQIKSGDILEAK is encoded by the coding sequence ATGCAGGCAAAAAGACTTTTATCTTTTCTTATTTTAATCGTTTTTCTTACCGCTTGTGCAAGTGGTGAAAAGAAAGAGGGAGAAGCTATAAGCAAACCTTCAAAAGTAAAGGTAGAAACCTATGTGGTTAACCCTTCAAAGGTTGAAAACACAAGGAGTTTTACAGGGCAGGTAGTCAGCAAAAATACCGTATTTATGACGCCAAAGGTGGTAGGCTATATTTCAACCATTAATGTCAAGATTGGTGATAAGTTTAAAAAAGGTGACACGTTGGTGGAGCTTACCAGCAAAGAGCTTTTTGATAAAAGAAATTTTGCAATCGCTTCAGTCAACGAGGCAGAAAATGGGCTGAAACAGGCTGAAATAGGTCTTGAAATGGCAAAATCAGCTTATAACCAAGCCCTTGCACAATTTGAATTAGCTGAAAAAACATACAACAGGTTTCAAAAATTATTTGAAACGGAAAGTGTAAGTAAACAAGAATTTGATGAAGTGCAAGCAAAATACAAGCTTGCCCTTGAAGGGAAAAATATGGCACAAAAGAATGTCGAGCTTGCCGAAGAAAAATTAAATCAGGTAAAACTGAAAAAAATGCAGGCAGAGGCTGCCTTAAGTGAAGTTAATACTTACATTTCATATACAAAATTAAAAGCTCCTTTTGATGGGGTAGTGTTAGAAAAAATGTCCGATGTGGGTAACCTTGCATCATACAGCACACCTATTTTAAAACTTGGAACTTTTGACAGTGAAATAATTATCAACATCCCCGAAAATTTTTACAATAACCTTAGTGTTGGTAAAAAAGTCAGTCTTAAGATACCATCTCAGAATAAAAAGATTGAATCAGAAATTATTGAAATTTCTAAGGATATCAACCCTGCAAGCAGAACATTTTATGTTAAATTAACAGCTAATGACAAGGATCTGATCCCTGGCATGTTTGTGGAAGGATATTTTGAAAGCTCTCTTGAAAACATAATAGTTATACCAAAAGATTACATATTTCAAAGAGGGCAACTGTCTTATGTGTTTGTTGACAATTCTCAAAAAGCAGAAATGAGGATGGTTAAAACAGGTAAAGATTTAGGGGATTTAGTTGAAATTACAAGCGGTCTTGCTGGCGATGAAAAGATAGTCAAACCGATAAACAATGTTCAGATAAAATCAGGAGATATACTGGAGGCTAAATAA